Genomic DNA from Pseudodesulfovibrio sp. S3:
AGTGCCAACCGTGCTGGACCAATGGGGAACCCCGCCCACAAAATCCATTCTGAAAGGCCCCTTGCTCCCTCCCAGATGCGCATAGAGTTCCAGAAGTTCACTCTTGGTCGGCATCCGCCACCCGGACTTCCCACCAAAACTGCCGGAAGAGGCTATGGCCACCGCATCGGTCCACTGGACATAACCGCCGGGGCTTCCGTTCTTCGACCACATCAACCCCGAGAGCGTATCGGTAACCGTGTCATCGCCGTTATCGACGAAAGTCTCTGCATATACACTTCCTGCACAGGCAAGAAACACCACCGTGCACACACAAACAGCCTGAGCCACACGTCTTGCATTCTTCAACGAAATACCTTGCATGCCATCCTCTGCTTCTCTTAAAAATTGTACTCGCCGGTCGGGCGGCAGCGCCATCCGCCCCGAAGTACCCGGGCCGAACGGCTTCATTCCGCACATCAAGTAGATGTCTTTGCGACCCCTGCGTCAATTTGATTCCATGTGAATCCGTGTGAAAACAGGCTGCCTCAAGGCAACAAGCTGTATTTCATCGGGATAGGCGTTTCCCGACCCCCGTGAAGAGGCACGGTTTTTTCTGCGGTCTGCGGCGCAAGAAACTATTGGTTCACGGGAATTCACGTTCTTTCACGTAAACACTCTTTGACAATACGCATGACCTGAAGTCCTTTAACACCATGTACATATCGGTGGAGGCAACGGCATGACAACAAAAGGACTGAGCGTGATATTCTTCACCCTCCCCGTGCTCCTGTTGGTGGTGGGTCTTGGCAACCCGGCATGGTCTGATGAAACCGATCCGAGCGGATCGGCTCTCCGGGACTATGTGGAAAGCTATCTCGACACCGCGCCCCAAAACGATGGGCTGGCGAACAAGATTCAGGCGGCGGGAGGGATCAACGCCTGGGGTATCAACGAGTGGCTGTGCAGCCTTGAGGTCGCGACAACGCTCTCCACCGGCTACAAGATATGGGACGCACGGATGCGCTCCGATGCATACTACATGGCCCACTTCACCAAGAGCCAGTTCATCCCGCTGAATATCACGAATTATTGCATTATTTACTCCAACACCTGCGACCACTGGACCTGGGACCAGACCTGCATCCAGAAAAAATACGAAAAATAGCCCCAGAGACGCTATTCTCCGACACCATGCCTGCCTGTATGTTCACCTGTCTTGCTGCCGTCGACAGGACCAGCATCCATTCAATCCTCCTGCAATGAGCCCAAGGCCCGGCCGCGCCCCGGGCTTGATGACCAGGTCATTCACAGTCCCACGTTCTTAAGATCATCGCCCAGATATTCCCGCTCGTTTTCACCCAGAATCCCCAAAGAAAGGCATATCAATGTCCAAAGGTGCACCACAGGGAAACCTGCCCCGGAGTGTTCGCTCAGGTCATGAATCTGGGAATGGCAGTTGTGACAGGGCGCTATGCAATAGTCGGCCTTGGTCTGGAGAATCTGGTTAAGCTTGATGTCCCCGTATGCCCGACGCTCCTCGGAATAACCGGACTGCAGGAAACCTCCGCCGCCTCCACAGCAATAGTTATTGGACCTGTTGGGCCACATATCGATGAAGTTTTCCTCACCCACCACGGAACGAACCACGAAGCGCAGATCCTCTGCCACCGGGTTTCCCAGGGATTTGCGCACCAACTGGCAGGGGTCTTGAACCGTAAAGGTTACGCCCAAATCTTTGTTCCAATCGGAATTCACAGGCAATTTTCCCTCCCGAATCCAGCGGGCATACAAACTGATGATGCTTTCCATCTCAAAGTCATGCTCAATATTAAATTTTTGCAGTCCAGCCCGGACTGCGTAAAATTCGTGTCCTCACTCCGTGTTGAGCCAGACTTTGCAGCCCAGCTCCTCCACGGCCCTGGCCTTGTTGCGCACAACGTTTTCCCACGCCTCGTCGTCCGCCAGGAACATGCAATAATTCTCGGCAGCCCATCCCCTGGTGCTGTAAGTCCAATCCGCGCCGACCATGTTCAGGATCTTCCACAGGGGAACCATCTCGTCAGGTTCGGTAACGGGCTCTCGCGAATTCTGATTCAGGAAGTAGCAGGCCCCCTTCTTGTCAATGGGCGCCTCCAGGTTTTCCTGCCCGGGTTGTGACTCCCGGACCTCCTCCAGGACATCCTCCACCACGAACTTGAAGTCTTCACTGGACGCCCCCATGGCGCTGTTTCCCGGCGTATTCAAGGCCTGTTCGCAGGACCCCAGTATGCCCTTTGGGCGATCCTCACGCGGCCAGGATTGGCGGCAATAGTACACCAGTTGCGGTATATCCACCCCCATGGGACATGCGTACACGCAACGGCGGCACATGGTGCACAACCAGACCCAGGGGGTGGACCGTATGACCTCTTCCTGGCCCATGAGGGCAAGTCGAAGGAACTTGCGCGGGTCCATGCCTTCCAGACCGGTGGCCGGGCAACCGGCGGAACATGCGCCGCATGTGAGGCACATGTTCAGGTTGCCGCCTCCCGGCAACAACTCCTTGACCTTCCGCACCAATGCCGACTGCTTTGGTTCGACAACAAGTATGGCTGACTCACCCATGGCATCCTCCCGGACAACAGGTGTTACTGAACTCGGCCTTGGCCGCTAGACAACAGCCTCGGATTCCACCTCCACCACCTGACCGGTCTGGTCGTACATCAGGCCGCACCTCAGATCGAAGTACCGGTTGACACTCATGGTCGGACACAGGGAATTCAGGGCCACCTGAACCACGGTGGAACCCAAAAAGGCCTTGTCCGGATCCTTTTCCCTGGTGTGGTGGGCCATGATGATCAGGTCCGCCTTGGTCTGCTGCGCCATCCGCAGAATCTCCATGGCGGGCTTGCCCAGACTCGCCAGATAGGAAACCGAAGACACGCCCTGCAAACGCGGCGCACACTCCTTTTCAAGCCGTGCCAGGATCTCGGCCTCGGTGGCGCCGGATTCGGCAACATGGGTCACGATCAGGTTGGCCTTGTACTGACGGGCCACCTGTCCCCCATAACTCACGGCACATTCGGCCTGCTCGGAGAAATCGGTGGCCACCAGGACGTTTTCGAACAAAGGTTCCTTGTGAATCACTTCCTTGCGCACGATCATGACCGGGCAACGGGCCTTCTGGCTCACGCGCTCAAGGGTGCTGCCCGCCATACCCCACATCTTGGAACGCTTCTCCTCAAACTCCTTGGTATGCGGCCCCATGATGATCAGGTCGGTGTTCTTGTTCCGTGCCAAACGGAGGATTTCACTATGAGGAATGCCAGCAACCACCGATATCTTGGCATCCTGGACGCCGTTCAGCACCTCCCCGTACATTTCCTCGAGCTGGTTCCTGATCCGGTCTGTTTCGCCGGACGGTTCCAGGGTTTCGATCGATCCCCAACCCTGCTCCATTCCGGCCACATGGGTCAGATACAGCTTTGCCTCGAACTTCCTGGCGAATTCCGCAGCCGCATTGACCGCGTAATCGTCGATTCCGGTCGGTGTCACACCAACAATGATGTCCTTAAACATGATGTACCCCCTTGCTTGTTTCCATGGTTTCCTCACCCGCTCGGTCGCCCCCCGCACTCTGATCTTTCCACCTCCAGGCCTTGCTGCCCAACTCATCAAGCATCCTGTCCGTCAGGGTCATGTTTTTCCCCAGCTGCATGGCCTTCTCTCCCATGCCGAAAGCCACCCCCATCAGTTGCGACAGATACATGACCGGTACAAAGCGTCCCCCTGCCTTGACCGCCCGGCCCTGATAGGCCTCGAGATTCATCTGACAAAGAGGACAAACGGTAACGATGACGTCGGCACCTTCGGCCCCGTTCAGGATGTCCGCCACGGACCGGATGGCCACATCGCGGTGCCCCATCATCAGGGATGCGCCGCAGCAGCGGTTGCCGTAGTCCCACTCGTGGACGGTCGCGCCAAGGGCCTTGAGAATCGGTTCCATGGACCGAGGTTTGCCCGGATCGTCGAAAACCGGATACGGCCTGAGAATCTGGCAGCCGTAATACGGCGCGACCTTCATTCCCTGCAGGTTGTCGGTCACCTTCTGCTCCACTATCCCGGCCCCCACATCATTCAAGAGCACGTCGAGCAGATGGCGGACTTGAACCGTTCCCCCGTAGATCAGACCCGATGCCGCCAGCACTTCGTTGACCCGGCCGTGAAGGCGCCTGTTCCCGACCACCTCCTTATTCACCTTGAGCAGATTGAGGTAACAGGCGTTGCACGGTGCGAGCACGTCCACCCCGCCCATGTCCTTTTCGGCAATGGCCAGGTTGCGTGCGGGAAGCGCGTAGTTCATGAGCTTGCTGACCGGTTCGGCAGCGCTGGCTCCGCAGCAGGTCCAATCGGGAATCTCCTCCAGTTCGACCCCGAGCCTTCCCATGACCGCCCGCACGGAGACATCGAATTCCTGCGCGCTCTCCTGAAGCGAACATCCCGGATAATAGGCGTATCTCATGTCAGCCCCTCCATCTCACGAGCCTTGGCAAACATGGGCGCGAGCACCCCGCGCTGCTTTGCGCTGGGCATATGCAGCTTCCCCTTTGCCAGCATCTTCATCCCCACGGGAACAAAGCTCAGAGGCAACGTGGGGTCTTTTCGCTTGAAAAAAAACCGGTTCATCAGGCTCATTTCCTGCACCCGGCCAAGGGCCTCGACGTCCTCCATGAAAGCCGAATAGAAGGCCCCGTTCTTCCTGGCCTGACGACTCCCGTTAAGACTCGCCAACCGCTTGAGCGCACCCATGGCCGCCGTCAGCTTCAGACCGCGAGGACACCGAAGGGTGCACATGTAGCAGGAGGAGCAGAACCAGAATGTCCGGCTCTCCAGAATCTGATCCAGCATGCCGAACTGGATCATCCGCCACATGCGCCGGGGGGTCACATCCATGGCAAATCCGTTGGGGCAGGACGCCGTACAGGTTCCGCACTGCATGCACGCCCCGACCGCTTCCTTCAATTCCTTGAGCACCGACTGGAATTCATCCGTCGCCGGACTCCATGTCTGTCTGATCGCCTGGCTCATGGTTCACCATCCTTGCAATATCCAACCCCCGGCCTAGGCCGGTTCTTCCAGCACTGCGTCAATGACGGACATCATCGGCCCGTCATGGAATCCCTTGAGCACGGTGGCGCTGTTGGGACAAACCGCCGCACACGCACCGCACCCCTGACACAGGATTTCATCCACCACGATCTTTTCGGCCTCCATGTCCACGACCCGGGCACCGTAGGGACAGGCGGACACACAGGCCTGGCACAGGGAGCACAGGGAGTGCCGGACCGAAGCCACCACGGTTTCGCGGGCGATCTTCTCGGCGCTCAGGATACGCAACGCCCGCTGGGCAGCGGCCTTTGCCGAGGAGATCGTCTCATCCATTCGCCGCGGCGAGTGCGCGACCCCGCACATGTAGATGCCCTGCTTGAGGAAATCCACGGGCCGCCACTTGCAATCAGCCTCCTGGTAGAATCCGTCTTCATTGACCTCCACCCCAAAGACTTCCAGCAGGTCTTCCACATCATTGGGCTCCACGCCGCTGGACAGGGACAGGATGTCGACCTGAATCCGTATTTCGCTGCCGAGCACGGGATCAAAGGCCGTGATGACGGGCTTGCCTTCCTGGAACTCCACCTTTGGCTTGTTGTCCACATCGTACCGGATGAATGTGGCCCCGGCCTTGCGGGCCTGCGTGTAATAGGTCTCCAAAAAACCCTGGACCATGATGTCCCGATAAAAGACATAGATGGGCAGATCCGGATTACGCCCCTTGAGGGTGAGCACGTTCTTGAGCATCTCGGGACAACAGACCCGGCTGCAATACGTGCGGTCCTCATCCCGCGAACGCCAACACTGGATCATGGCAACCCCTGTCAAAGCACCTGCGTCAAGGACACCCGTGGCAAGCTGCTCCTCAAGGGCAAGATGCGTCATCACCGACTTGTGGACGCAGAGTCCGCTCTCGTAAACCTTGACCTCATGGCCGCCGGTGGCGAGGATCGAAACACCGTGTTCCAGAGGGAACACCCCGCGGGGGCTGGCGATGACGGACCGGAACATCCCGGCGCTGCCTCTGGACAGGGCCACGCGGGAATCCTTGAACACCCTGATGTTGGGATGCTTCTCCACCTGACCGACAAGCTCCTCCATGTATTTGCGCGGGTCGGAACCGTCGAGCTGCGTATGCAGCCGCATGGCCATGCCGCCGAGATCCTCCTCGGTTTCCACCAGACAGACGCCATACCCCTGGTCGGCAATGGACATGGCCGCAGTCATTCCGGCCAGCCCGCCACCAACGACCAAGGCGGACCGGGCCACCTTGACCATCACCGGGGGAGGCGTCGGATCAGCGCCCTGCAAACGGGCAACGGCCGAGGAAAGGACCGCATAAATCTCCTTTTCCACCTTGCCTTCATCTGCGGCCTCAAAGGTGGCGCTGTAGATATCCGCCACATCCATGAGCGCCGGATTCAGGCCAATGGTCCGGCCCAGATCCTTGAGCCGGGGAATGTAGGCGTAAGGCATGCACGCGCCGATCAGAATCCGGTTCGGCTTGAACTCCATGGCGGACTGTTCGATGGCCTCCCACCCTTCCCGGGTACAGGTCGAACCGACCGAGACCACCTTGCAGACGGAATGCACTCTGGACATCTTCCGGCTCAGGGCCTCCAGGTCAACGGCCTTTTCCAGGGTGGGGCAGGACGTGCACACGGCCACCATGGTCCGGGGCGACTCCCTGGACACATCGGGATATTCCGTGTCCGGATCGGCCTCGATACCGGCAAGCACATCGTAGACCTTGATGATACGTGAAGCGGCCTGGGCGGCGGCTCCCGCCTGGATCACGGATTCGGCGATGTCCTTTGGTTCGCCGAAAGCCCCGGCGGCAAAGACGCCCAAACGGCTGGTCCTCTCGCGCCTGTAGGGCTGCGTCTGGGCAAAACCCCATTGGTTGAGGTCCAGGCCGGTGGTCAGGGCGAACTTTTCCATGCCCTGCGGCGGACGCGCGCCCACGGCCAGAACCACCATGTCGAACGTCTCGAAGAAGATCTTCCCGTCCTCGCGCATGTACCCGACCTTCAGCCCCGCCCCGTCGTCCGAAGGCATGATCGTGTGGGGCCGGCTGCGCACGAAGCGAACGCCCTCCTCAAATTCCGCCCGATTGCGGTATCGCTGGTACTCCTTACCGGATGTCCGCATGTCCATGTAGAATATGGTGGCGTCGACCGCACCTCCGGTGACCTTCTTGGCAAGAACGGACTCCTTGATGGAAAACATGCAACAGATGCCGGAACAGAAATCAGCGTTCTTCTGGACATCACGGGAGCCGACACACTGTATCCAGGCGATGCTCCTGACCGGCGCGTTGTCGCCGGGACGAAGCAATCGGCCGCCCGTGGGCCCCGTGCCGCTCAGCAGACGCTCGAACTCCACTGCCGTGAGCACGCCGGGATGATTGTAATTCCAGATATCCTCGCTCCCCTCGGGGTTCATCCTGGGATTGTAGCACTCGAACCCGCCCGCCAGGACCACGGCCCCGACTTCGAGTTCCTCGGTGGTGTCGGACATGATGCGCATATACAACTTGTCCAGCCAGGCCACGAAACGCTTGGCCGCAAAGGACTTGGTCAACGATTCCCGCGCGCCCTGCATGACCAGGTCGTTGCCCTTGTCCTCCTGTCCCGCCTCAGTCATGACCACCACAGGCATCTGCGCACGCAGTTCAAGGACACGGGTCAACACACGCTCGGCATCCATGTCCTCGATATTCGTGCCCAGAAGCACCAGGCGGATTCTGTCGTTCGAGGCGACCATGTCCACGGCCTCCTGCCCGGTCACGACACAGTGGAGGGGGAAATTCTGTTCCTTCAGACTTTCCAGCATAAAACCGACCAGACCGGCATCACTGTCCACGATGAGAATATGGAAATCCTGACGCTGATCAAACTTGAAATCGATGGCCCCGGTGGGGCAGGCTTCATGGCATTTCCAACACCGCTGGCAATTGTCCAGGTCAAGGACATAATGATTCGGGATGGCATGGGGCGTGGGCAGGTACACTGCCGTGCGCTGGGTCAATCCGGCGTTGAATTCGCTGGGAACCCGCACCGGACAGACTTCGGAACACTTGCCGCAACTCACGCACCTGCTCGGATCGATCAGGGGCGACTTGCGCTTCAGGGAAACAAGGAATTTTCCGGGCTCGCCTTCCAGTGATGCCACTTCCGTGGAGAGCAGGATGTCGATATTGTCGTGGAACAGCCCCTTGCGCAGGCAGAACTGACTGGACGAATCCCGCGCCATGAGCGGCAGCATCCTGCACATGCCGCAATGGTCGGTGGGAAACTGATAGTCCAACTGACTCAAAATGCCGCCATGATTCGGCCGCCTGTCGATAAGGGCGACCTTGTGCCCGGTGACGGCCAGGTCCAGGGCGGCCCGGATGCCGCCTATTCCGGCGCCGACCACCAATGCCCCATACTGCTTTCTCATAGCGCCCTCCCGGAGATCAGATCATGTGCGACACCGTGTCCTGGAACTCGTCTTCCTTGAACACGGACAGCGGCGGCGGTTCGTCGAGGCTTCTGCCTGCTTCGTACTCGAAGCTTTCCTGCGTCCGGGCCGCCACGGACCGGAACAGCTCCATCACGGGGATATCGTTGGGACAGGCGTTGGAACACTGCCCGCACCCGACACAGGCCGTACTCATGTGCGCCATGCGGGTCAGATGATAGAAGATGGTGTCCGTGGGCATCTTCAGACTGCCCTTGCGCTTGGCCCACTCCATGTACTGCCACGGCTTGTGCTCGAAGACGTCGGTGTTGAACACGCACTCCTTGCAGTAGCAGACAGGGCAGGCCACCCGGCAGTTGTAGCAATTGACGCAGGCAGAGAGATATTCGGAGAGATCGGTCAGCGTGCCGGTGGCCGCCCTGGTCTTCTCCAGCATGGCGTCCCGGTAGGCCACCCGGTTCGCAATCAGGGATTCAAGGGCCTTGTCCCGGCCATTGGCCGAATCCACGGCGGGCAGGCCCATCCCGCTGAGCAGGGCTTCCCCCCTGGCGCTGGTGGCCAGGACAGGAATCGCCATGTGCAGATTGGCCCCGGCTATGCCGATGACGATGTCCGCATTCTGGGGATCGGGATGCTCGCAGGCCCGGCAGGCCGGTGTAATGTCGACACCGTTTCGCGAAGTGTCCGGGCCGCTTCCCGTCGGACCATGGAATTCAAGCGTGGCCTCGACCGCATCCCCGTCGCCTCGAAACGTCTTGTAGCTGACGTTGTCATAGGCCCCCATGCAATCCATGCCCACGATGACGACATCGTCGAGACTGCCCTGGTTGAGCTTGACCAGTTCGACAAAGGCCCTGATTTCGCACGGCCGCATGACCGCGGCGATCCGCTCGCCCGACTGACCGCGGGTCAGGCGGGCCAGGAGCTTGGCGCTGTTCATGGGGTAGGCCGGGGCCAGGGGGTCCGCTCCGGTCAACTGGACCGGATTCGTCACCAGCGTCGGCATCGGCATTCCCTTGCCGAAAAGATGCACCGGCACCAGAATGCCGCCCAGGGATTCGTCATCCAGAAGCCCCTTCAGGAAGCCCTGGAGAGCCAGCACCGGATTATCCCCTTCAACCTGTATTTTCGCTGTGGTCGCCATGTCGCACCCTCCCTGTGAATCAAATCAGACCACGGCCATGGAACGGACTTCCATGGGGCCGAGTTCCCTGATCTCGTTGATGAAATTGTTCACGGTCGCCGCGAATTCATTGCCTTCGCTGGCCCCGACCCAGGTCAATTTCACCCGCTCCTTCTCGATGCCGAACTGCGGCAGGATCTCGTTGAGGAGCTTCACCCGCCTGCGCGCCTTGTAATTCCCGTTGATGTAGTGACAGTCGCCGGGATGGCAGCCGCTGACCAGCACACCGTCCGCCCCGGACAGGAGCGACTTGACGATATACTTCGGGTCCACCATGCCGGTGCACATCATCCGCACCATCCGCAGGTTGGGCTGTTGCACCATCCGTGACGTCCCGGCCAGATCCGCTGCGGTGTACGTGCACCAGTTGCAGACAAAGGCCAGTATGGTCGGCTCGAATTCAGTATGCATATCCGCCTCCTCAGGCCGATGGATTGGGCCGGGTTGCTGCGGAAGAGTCATCCGGCATTGTGCCTGGCCTGCCGATGTCCGGCGGGATGTCTTCCATCATGCCCAACAGTCCATCTATCTCGTTGAATATCTGGTTCTCGTTGAAATGCTTGATCTGGGCCGCTCCGCTGGGACAATACCCGGCGCAACTGCCGCACCCCTTGCACATGGCCTCGTTGATCACGGC
This window encodes:
- a CDS encoding DUF1566 domain-containing protein, which produces MKPFGPGTSGRMALPPDRRVQFLREAEDGMQGISLKNARRVAQAVCVCTVVFLACAGSVYAETFVDNGDDTVTDTLSGLMWSKNGSPGGYVQWTDAVAIASSGSFGGKSGWRMPTKSELLELYAHLGGSKGPFRMDFVGGVPHWSSTVGTWSSLLRELVNMKTGKSETHPIDVGVYSYIWPVRNAN
- a CDS encoding CoB--CoM heterodisulfide reductase iron-sulfur subunit B family protein produces the protein MRYAYYPGCSLQESAQEFDVSVRAVMGRLGVELEEIPDWTCCGASAAEPVSKLMNYALPARNLAIAEKDMGGVDVLAPCNACYLNLLKVNKEVVGNRRLHGRVNEVLAASGLIYGGTVQVRHLLDVLLNDVGAGIVEQKVTDNLQGMKVAPYYGCQILRPYPVFDDPGKPRSMEPILKALGATVHEWDYGNRCCGASLMMGHRDVAIRSVADILNGAEGADVIVTVCPLCQMNLEAYQGRAVKAGGRFVPVMYLSQLMGVAFGMGEKAMQLGKNMTLTDRMLDELGSKAWRWKDQSAGGDRAGEETMETSKGVHHV
- a CDS encoding 4Fe-4S dicluster domain-containing protein, with the translated sequence MSQAIRQTWSPATDEFQSVLKELKEAVGACMQCGTCTASCPNGFAMDVTPRRMWRMIQFGMLDQILESRTFWFCSSCYMCTLRCPRGLKLTAAMGALKRLASLNGSRQARKNGAFYSAFMEDVEALGRVQEMSLMNRFFFKRKDPTLPLSFVPVGMKMLAKGKLHMPSAKQRGVLAPMFAKAREMEGLT
- a CDS encoding 4Fe-4S binding protein, which produces MRKQYGALVVGAGIGGIRAALDLAVTGHKVALIDRRPNHGGILSQLDYQFPTDHCGMCRMLPLMARDSSSQFCLRKGLFHDNIDILLSTEVASLEGEPGKFLVSLKRKSPLIDPSRCVSCGKCSEVCPVRVPSEFNAGLTQRTAVYLPTPHAIPNHYVLDLDNCQRCWKCHEACPTGAIDFKFDQRQDFHILIVDSDAGLVGFMLESLKEQNFPLHCVVTGQEAVDMVASNDRIRLVLLGTNIEDMDAERVLTRVLELRAQMPVVVMTEAGQEDKGNDLVMQGARESLTKSFAAKRFVAWLDKLYMRIMSDTTEELEVGAVVLAGGFECYNPRMNPEGSEDIWNYNHPGVLTAVEFERLLSGTGPTGGRLLRPGDNAPVRSIAWIQCVGSRDVQKNADFCSGICCMFSIKESVLAKKVTGGAVDATIFYMDMRTSGKEYQRYRNRAEFEEGVRFVRSRPHTIMPSDDGAGLKVGYMREDGKIFFETFDMVVLAVGARPPQGMEKFALTTGLDLNQWGFAQTQPYRRERTSRLGVFAAGAFGEPKDIAESVIQAGAAAQAASRIIKVYDVLAGIEADPDTEYPDVSRESPRTMVAVCTSCPTLEKAVDLEALSRKMSRVHSVCKVVSVGSTCTREGWEAIEQSAMEFKPNRILIGACMPYAYIPRLKDLGRTIGLNPALMDVADIYSATFEAADEGKVEKEIYAVLSSAVARLQGADPTPPPVMVKVARSALVVGGGLAGMTAAMSIADQGYGVCLVETEEDLGGMAMRLHTQLDGSDPRKYMEELVGQVEKHPNIRVFKDSRVALSRGSAGMFRSVIASPRGVFPLEHGVSILATGGHEVKVYESGLCVHKSVMTHLALEEQLATGVLDAGALTGVAMIQCWRSRDEDRTYCSRVCCPEMLKNVLTLKGRNPDLPIYVFYRDIMVQGFLETYYTQARKAGATFIRYDVDNKPKVEFQEGKPVITAFDPVLGSEIRIQVDILSLSSGVEPNDVEDLLEVFGVEVNEDGFYQEADCKWRPVDFLKQGIYMCGVAHSPRRMDETISSAKAAAQRALRILSAEKIARETVVASVRHSLCSLCQACVSACPYGARVVDMEAEKIVVDEILCQGCGACAAVCPNSATVLKGFHDGPMMSVIDAVLEEPA
- a CDS encoding (Fe-S)-binding protein, producing the protein MGESAILVVEPKQSALVRKVKELLPGGGNLNMCLTCGACSAGCPATGLEGMDPRKFLRLALMGQEEVIRSTPWVWLCTMCRRCVYACPMGVDIPQLVYYCRQSWPREDRPKGILGSCEQALNTPGNSAMGASSEDFKFVVEDVLEEVRESQPGQENLEAPIDKKGACYFLNQNSREPVTEPDEMVPLWKILNMVGADWTYSTRGWAAENYCMFLADDEAWENVVRNKARAVEELGCKVWLNTEUGHEFYAVRAGLQKFNIEHDFEMESIISLYARWIREGKLPVNSDWNKDLGVTFTVQDPCQLVRKSLGNPVAEDLRFVVRSVVGEENFIDMWPNRSNNYCCGGGGGFLQSGYSEERRAYGDIKLNQILQTKADYCIAPCHNCHSQIHDLSEHSGAGFPVVHLWTLICLSLGILGENEREYLGDDLKNVGL
- a CDS encoding 4Fe-4S dicluster domain-containing protein gives rise to the protein MATTAKIQVEGDNPVLALQGFLKGLLDDESLGGILVPVHLFGKGMPMPTLVTNPVQLTGADPLAPAYPMNSAKLLARLTRGQSGERIAAVMRPCEIRAFVELVKLNQGSLDDVVIVGMDCMGAYDNVSYKTFRGDGDAVEATLEFHGPTGSGPDTSRNGVDITPACRACEHPDPQNADIVIGIAGANLHMAIPVLATSARGEALLSGMGLPAVDSANGRDKALESLIANRVAYRDAMLEKTRAATGTLTDLSEYLSACVNCYNCRVACPVCYCKECVFNTDVFEHKPWQYMEWAKRKGSLKMPTDTIFYHLTRMAHMSTACVGCGQCSNACPNDIPVMELFRSVAARTQESFEYEAGRSLDEPPPLSVFKEDEFQDTVSHMI
- a CDS encoding hydrogenase iron-sulfur subunit yields the protein MHTEFEPTILAFVCNWCTYTAADLAGTSRMVQQPNLRMVRMMCTGMVDPKYIVKSLLSGADGVLVSGCHPGDCHYINGNYKARRRVKLLNEILPQFGIEKERVKLTWVGASEGNEFAATVNNFINEIRELGPMEVRSMAVV
- a CDS encoding universal stress protein, which gives rise to MFKDIIVGVTPTGIDDYAVNAAAEFARKFEAKLYLTHVAGMEQGWGSIETLEPSGETDRIRNQLEEMYGEVLNGVQDAKISVVAGIPHSEILRLARNKNTDLIIMGPHTKEFEEKRSKMWGMAGSTLERVSQKARCPVMIVRKEVIHKEPLFENVLVATDFSEQAECAVSYGGQVARQYKANLIVTHVAESGATEAEILARLEKECAPRLQGVSSVSYLASLGKPAMEILRMAQQTKADLIIMAHHTREKDPDKAFLGSTVVQVALNSLCPTMSVNRYFDLRCGLMYDQTGQVVEVESEAVV